A region of Rhodoferax potami DNA encodes the following proteins:
- a CDS encoding ABC transporter ATP-binding protein, protein MSTDTLLSAQDLSVRFGGVLAVNKVSFDVKQGEVFTLIGPNGAGKTTVFNLISRIYTPTTGSIAYRGPQGMLQLTDQAPQDVASLGIARTFQNIELFEHASVLHNLLIGRHTHRKTSLWQDLLFTSAVREAELKAREKAEEVIEFLDLQHYRDSLVAGLPYGVRKVVEMARALCTEPKLLLLDEPSSGLNVEETDDMAFWIQDIKNELGITVLMVEHDMSLVSKVSDRVLAMNQGEVLAMGSPREVQTDPAVVEAYLGSIDDVSSLRRQPAREVA, encoded by the coding sequence ATGAGCACCGACACATTACTCTCCGCCCAAGACCTGAGCGTGCGCTTCGGCGGCGTGCTGGCGGTCAACAAAGTCAGCTTCGACGTCAAGCAAGGTGAGGTTTTCACCCTGATCGGCCCGAATGGCGCTGGCAAGACCACGGTGTTCAACCTGATCAGCCGCATTTACACCCCCACGACCGGCAGCATTGCCTACCGCGGGCCGCAGGGCATGCTGCAACTGACCGATCAAGCGCCACAGGATGTGGCGTCGCTAGGCATTGCCCGGACCTTTCAGAACATCGAGCTGTTTGAGCACGCCAGCGTGCTGCACAACCTACTGATCGGCCGTCACACCCACCGCAAAACCAGCCTCTGGCAGGACTTGCTGTTCACCTCCGCGGTGCGCGAGGCTGAACTGAAAGCGCGGGAGAAGGCCGAAGAAGTCATTGAGTTTCTTGACCTGCAGCACTACCGCGACTCGTTGGTTGCCGGCCTGCCTTACGGCGTACGCAAGGTGGTGGAGATGGCCCGCGCCCTGTGCACCGAGCCCAAACTGCTGTTGCTCGATGAGCCCTCCAGCGGCTTGAATGTGGAAGAAACCGACGACATGGCATTCTGGATCCAGGACATCAAAAACGAGTTGGGTATCACAGTGCTCATGGTGGAACACGATATGAGCCTGGTATCCAAGGTGTCAGACCGGGTTTTGGCCATGAACCAGGGCGAAGTGCTGGCCATGGGCAGCCCCCGCGAAGTGCAAACGGACCCTGCGGTCGTGGAAGCCTATTTGGGCTCGATCGACGATGTGTCGTCCTTGCGCCGCCAACCCGCGCGGGAGGTTGCATGA
- a CDS encoding branched-chain amino acid ABC transporter permease, translating to MRFIFKTDYAQDIKLAKHGGHVFWYSALIVLLLAAPWLLTEYSLAQLNLVLIYAIAGLGLMLLAGFTGQFSLGHAAFLGVGAYTQAYLVQMGVPFVVALALSGTLSAAIGMVVGIPALRLKGIYLGMATLSFGFIIEEVFARWESVTGGNAGKSVAAIRMFGYDLSSGTGFYFVCLVLTVLCTLGILNLLRSPTGRAFVAIRDSEISAQSMGIHLAYYKTLSFSISAALAGMAGALYAHNLRFISPDQFNLLQSIDLLLMIVIGGLGSVHGVFLGAIFLIILPQGISLSKEFLPEIIGQAPGLKSVIYGSVLIAFVLFEPMGLYGRWLKVRTYLQMFPFYRKGMFKRQKSFQKSDRLK from the coding sequence ATGCGTTTTATTTTCAAAACCGACTACGCGCAGGACATCAAGCTTGCCAAACACGGCGGTCACGTTTTTTGGTACAGCGCGCTTATCGTCCTGCTATTGGCGGCACCGTGGCTGCTGACCGAATACAGCCTGGCCCAGCTGAACCTGGTGCTGATTTATGCGATTGCAGGGCTCGGCCTGATGCTGCTGGCGGGCTTTACCGGCCAGTTCTCTCTGGGCCACGCCGCCTTCCTTGGCGTGGGTGCTTACACACAGGCCTATCTGGTGCAAATGGGAGTGCCCTTTGTGGTGGCACTTGCCTTGTCCGGCACGCTGTCTGCAGCGATCGGCATGGTGGTGGGTATCCCTGCATTGCGGCTCAAAGGTATTTACCTGGGCATGGCGACTTTGTCGTTCGGCTTCATCATCGAAGAGGTGTTTGCGCGTTGGGAATCTGTCACCGGGGGCAACGCGGGCAAGTCGGTCGCGGCGATCCGGATGTTCGGCTATGACCTGAGTAGTGGCACCGGCTTCTACTTTGTCTGCCTGGTGCTCACTGTGCTGTGCACCTTGGGCATTTTGAACCTGCTTCGCTCGCCTACCGGCCGGGCGTTTGTGGCGATTCGCGACTCTGAGATTTCAGCCCAGAGCATGGGCATCCATCTCGCGTATTACAAGACCCTGTCGTTCTCAATTTCAGCGGCTTTAGCCGGCATGGCGGGGGCCTTGTATGCGCACAACCTGCGCTTCATTTCGCCCGACCAATTCAACTTGCTGCAATCGATTGACTTGTTGTTGATGATTGTGATCGGCGGCTTGGGCTCGGTGCATGGGGTGTTTCTGGGGGCTATTTTCCTCATCATCCTGCCGCAGGGTATTTCGCTGAGCAAAGAGTTCTTACCGGAAATCATCGGTCAGGCTCCCGGTCTGAAAAGCGTGATTTACGGCAGCGTCCTGATTGCGTTTGTGCTGTTCGAGCCCATGGGCTTGTACGGCCGCTGGCTCAAGGTGCGCACCTATTTGCAAATGTTCCCGTTCTACCGCAAGGGCATGTTCAAGCGGCAGAAATCCTTCCAAAAGTCTGATCGCCTCAAATGA
- a CDS encoding thioesterase family protein, protein MPKTPHAEQAAAPIVFEPEFIEGLTRIFEVSIVFNQMLGLKISSITPDKVKARIAMRPELVGHYAYNRIHGGVISAGLDAMGGLAVMAAIGARHMDEAPSQRLHRFGKLGTIDLRIDYLRPGIGETFELHAEVMRLGSRVASTRMEFLGADGKLLSTGSAAYIVS, encoded by the coding sequence ATGCCTAAAACCCCCCATGCAGAGCAAGCCGCAGCGCCCATCGTTTTTGAGCCGGAGTTCATCGAAGGCCTGACCCGCATCTTTGAAGTGAGCATCGTTTTCAACCAGATGCTGGGCTTGAAGATCAGCTCCATCACCCCTGACAAAGTAAAGGCCCGCATTGCCATGCGCCCGGAGCTGGTGGGGCACTATGCCTACAACCGCATACACGGCGGCGTGATCAGCGCAGGGCTGGATGCCATGGGCGGCCTGGCGGTGATGGCGGCCATTGGCGCACGTCACATGGACGAAGCGCCTTCGCAGCGCCTGCACCGCTTTGGCAAGCTGGGCACCATCGATTTGCGAATTGACTACCTGCGCCCCGGCATCGGCGAAACGTTCGAGTTACACGCTGAGGTGATGCGCCTGGGCTCACGTGTGGCGTCTACCCGCATGGAGTTTCTGGGCGCGGATGGCAAGTTGCTGTCTACTGGGTCCGCGGCTTACATCGTCTCCTGA
- a CDS encoding AMP-dependent synthetase/ligase codes for MNGLWDTSNIQPQSGIAMTGDTIPAMFWNAVAARGPDIWLRQKHLGLWRSWTWNQTAEAVREIAGGLISLGFEQGHTASILANTVVEWVWADLAVLSAGGVSNGIYPTDAPSQVHYLCEDSTTSILFVEDDEQLDKALEVRAQCSTLRKIVVMDMEGLRGLDDPDVISLDALRALGRTYNAANPNAVTQRSANCKPEDLAILVYTSGTTGKPKGAMHLHEGLVYAIRGYNTLIAQDARDERMCFLPLCHIAERLGGEYFSLYTGAKLNFVENPETIPENVREIAPTVFTAVPRVWEKFYSSVMIALKESGKIQQMVYGWGIGVGGRIADLVLAGQPVGAGLKLQFKLAQVLALNNVRKLIGIHRSRFLITGAAPISPDLVRWYLALGVPMLEVWGMTETCGASTGVPAGKIKPGSIGPAAPFNEVKLDPATGEIMVRGKNVFAGYLNLPEKTAETITADGWLHTGDVGVVDGDGYFRITDRMKDIIITAGGKNITPSELENDLKFSPYITDAVVIGDKRPFLTVIVMIDQENVEKFAQDADIPFSNYASLTRAPEVQALIQAELDRVNKKFARVEQIKKFFLLENQLTAEDEELTPTMKLKRKLVEKKYEARIEAMYR; via the coding sequence ATGAACGGACTCTGGGACACCAGCAACATCCAGCCACAAAGTGGTATTGCCATGACCGGTGACACGATACCGGCCATGTTCTGGAACGCCGTGGCCGCCCGTGGCCCCGACATCTGGCTGCGCCAAAAGCACCTAGGGCTCTGGCGTAGCTGGACATGGAACCAGACGGCCGAAGCCGTACGCGAAATTGCAGGCGGATTGATCAGCCTTGGCTTTGAACAAGGCCACACCGCATCCATATTGGCCAACACCGTCGTCGAATGGGTGTGGGCGGATCTGGCTGTGCTGTCGGCGGGTGGCGTGTCGAACGGGATCTACCCCACCGATGCGCCGAGCCAGGTGCACTACCTGTGTGAAGACTCCACCACCAGCATCTTGTTCGTCGAAGACGATGAACAACTCGACAAAGCCCTGGAAGTGCGCGCGCAGTGCAGCACCCTGCGCAAAATCGTGGTGATGGACATGGAGGGCCTGCGTGGCCTTGACGATCCGGACGTCATCAGCCTTGACGCCCTGCGCGCACTGGGCCGCACCTACAACGCAGCCAACCCGAACGCAGTAACCCAACGCAGCGCCAACTGCAAACCCGAAGACCTGGCGATTCTGGTCTACACCTCAGGGACCACGGGCAAGCCCAAAGGCGCCATGCACTTGCACGAAGGCCTGGTTTACGCGATCAGGGGATACAACACCCTCATCGCACAAGACGCGCGCGATGAGCGCATGTGCTTTTTGCCTCTGTGCCACATTGCTGAGCGGCTGGGTGGTGAGTACTTCTCGCTCTATACCGGCGCCAAACTTAACTTTGTAGAAAACCCCGAGACCATCCCCGAGAACGTGCGCGAGATCGCCCCCACGGTGTTCACTGCAGTGCCACGGGTGTGGGAGAAGTTCTACTCGAGCGTCATGATCGCGCTCAAAGAGTCCGGCAAGATCCAGCAAATGGTCTATGGCTGGGGTATCGGTGTGGGTGGCCGCATCGCCGATCTGGTGCTCGCGGGACAACCCGTGGGCGCAGGCCTCAAGCTGCAATTCAAACTGGCCCAAGTACTGGCGCTGAACAACGTGCGCAAGCTGATCGGGATCCATCGCTCACGGTTCCTGATTACCGGTGCGGCACCGATTTCACCGGATCTGGTCCGTTGGTATTTGGCGCTGGGCGTCCCCATGCTCGAGGTCTGGGGCATGACCGAGACCTGTGGCGCCTCCACCGGCGTACCGGCCGGCAAAATCAAACCCGGTTCGATCGGCCCGGCAGCCCCCTTCAACGAGGTCAAGCTGGACCCCGCGACCGGTGAAATCATGGTGCGGGGCAAGAATGTGTTTGCCGGCTACCTGAATCTGCCGGAGAAGACGGCGGAAACTATCACCGCCGATGGCTGGCTGCACACTGGGGACGTGGGCGTGGTGGATGGTGACGGTTACTTCCGGATTACCGACCGGATGAAAGACATCATCATCACCGCTGGCGGCAAGAACATCACCCCGAGCGAGCTGGAGAACGACCTGAAGTTCTCGCCGTACATCACCGATGCGGTGGTCATTGGCGACAAGCGACCGTTCCTGACCGTCATCGTCATGATCGACCAGGAGAACGTGGAAAAGTTTGCGCAAGACGCGGATATTCCGTTTAGTAACTACGCGTCGCTCACCCGCGCCCCTGAAGTGCAGGCCCTGATTCAGGCGGAACTGGACCGGGTGAACAAAAAGTTTGCGCGCGTCGAGCAGATCAAGAAATTTTTCTTGCTGGAAAACCAGTTGACCGCGGAAGATGAGGAACTCACCCCCACCATGAAGCTCAAACGCAAGCTGGTGGAGAAGAAATACGAAGCCCGGATAGAGGCCATGTACCGATAG
- a CDS encoding acyl-CoA dehydrogenase family protein, translating into MSALPESAQEFGPEDVAAVEDAARRFIQAEVAPHLADWEEAGEFPRSLYQRAADLGWLGLGYPERFGGTPAPWALRNALTIALARNGGSGGLMASLFSLNIGLPPVLRHGSAALQQLVVPDVLAGRKIAALAITEPGGGTDVSALKTTARLEGNEYVVDGEKTFITSGMRADWITVAVRTDLKNKGQKSGAGGISMLMVPGDAPGLSRRPLQKMGWHCSDTAQLRFDGVRVPASNLVGEEGAGFKIILTNFNGERLSMAAMALGFAECCYDEALSWAQQRKTFGTALIDHQVIRHKFMDMKMRIESTRAWLHAVAARADAGDRGDKSAKGAEWVAQVCLLKNHATQTMQFCADQGVQILGGMGYMRGTACERIYREVKVMMIGGGAEEIMKELASRQLGL; encoded by the coding sequence ATGAGCGCGCTCCCTGAGTCGGCGCAGGAGTTCGGCCCCGAGGATGTGGCTGCCGTGGAAGACGCGGCGCGCCGCTTCATCCAGGCCGAGGTGGCCCCGCATCTGGCGGACTGGGAAGAGGCAGGGGAGTTCCCCCGCAGCCTTTACCAGCGCGCTGCCGATCTGGGGTGGCTGGGGCTGGGCTACCCGGAGCGCTTTGGCGGCACACCGGCGCCTTGGGCGCTGCGCAACGCGCTCACGATTGCGCTCGCCCGCAACGGGGGCAGCGGCGGCCTGATGGCCAGCCTGTTCAGCCTCAACATCGGTTTGCCGCCGGTGCTGCGCCATGGCTCTGCGGCCTTGCAGCAGCTAGTGGTGCCCGATGTGCTGGCCGGCCGCAAGATTGCTGCGCTGGCGATTACCGAGCCCGGTGGGGGCACCGATGTATCGGCACTCAAAACCACGGCCCGCCTGGAGGGCAACGAGTACGTGGTGGATGGTGAAAAAACTTTCATCACCTCCGGCATGCGCGCCGACTGGATCACGGTGGCGGTGCGCACCGACCTGAAGAACAAAGGTCAGAAATCGGGAGCAGGTGGCATCTCCATGCTCATGGTGCCCGGCGATGCGCCCGGCTTGTCGCGCAGACCCCTCCAAAAAATGGGCTGGCATTGCTCAGACACCGCGCAGTTGCGCTTTGACGGCGTGCGGGTGCCGGCCTCCAACCTCGTGGGCGAGGAGGGGGCGGGTTTCAAGATCATCCTTACCAACTTCAATGGCGAGCGCTTGTCCATGGCAGCCATGGCGCTGGGCTTTGCGGAGTGCTGTTACGACGAAGCCTTGAGCTGGGCTCAGCAGCGCAAAACCTTTGGCACTGCGCTGATTGATCACCAGGTGATCCGCCACAAGTTCATGGACATGAAGATGCGTATCGAGTCCACCCGCGCTTGGCTGCATGCGGTGGCCGCCCGGGCGGACGCCGGTGACCGCGGCGACAAGTCTGCCAAGGGTGCAGAGTGGGTGGCGCAGGTGTGCCTGCTCAAGAACCATGCGACGCAGACCATGCAGTTCTGCGCTGACCAGGGCGTGCAGATTCTGGGTGGCATGGGCTACATGCGGGGCACGGCCTGCGAGCGCATTTACCGCGAAGTGAAGGTGATGATGATCGGCGGCGGCGCTGAGGAGATCATGAAAGAGTTGGCAAGCCGTCAGCTCGGCCTGTGA
- a CDS encoding substrate-binding periplasmic protein — MDRRHLLSTLTTLPLGIASASVAAPPWLLDVIDVIPYGFVQPNGSITGVMADFAQALSKACGHPIETRLVPIARALQNINRGSSDLTILLPVPGFDSEVQSIARLTQLEVEVLPRKGLVLDSRASLRGLRIASLSGGAGYGMIADLEGVLHQRTNSLSSMLQLLRSGRVDAVASVRHSLRQGLLEEGMRSADLGAAFVLGRLDLNLWATAGFAQADRTRLAEAASKITRSGQAAKIVAQYANNA; from the coding sequence ATGGATCGACGACACCTACTGTCCACCTTAACCACCCTCCCCCTCGGGATCGCTTCGGCCTCCGTGGCAGCGCCTCCTTGGCTGCTTGACGTGATTGATGTGATTCCTTACGGCTTCGTTCAGCCCAATGGATCCATCACCGGTGTCATGGCTGACTTTGCGCAGGCGCTCTCGAAAGCCTGCGGACATCCCATAGAAACGCGGCTGGTGCCGATTGCCCGTGCGTTGCAAAACATCAATCGCGGGTCGTCCGACCTCACCATCTTGCTACCGGTCCCGGGTTTTGATTCCGAAGTCCAATCTATTGCGCGATTGACCCAATTGGAAGTCGAAGTGCTCCCGCGCAAAGGTCTGGTCCTGGACAGCAGGGCTTCGCTGCGGGGCTTGCGCATTGCCAGCTTGAGCGGTGGCGCAGGCTACGGAATGATTGCCGATTTGGAAGGCGTCTTGCATCAACGCACCAACTCGCTGTCGTCCATGTTGCAGTTGCTTCGCAGCGGCCGGGTGGATGCGGTTGCAAGCGTGCGCCACTCTTTACGGCAGGGACTCCTCGAGGAAGGCATGCGCTCCGCCGACTTGGGAGCGGCGTTTGTATTGGGGCGGCTGGACCTCAACCTATGGGCCACCGCCGGATTTGCGCAAGCAGACCGCACACGTCTCGCCGAAGCCGCCAGCAAAATCACCCGGAGTGGGCAGGCAGCAAAGATCGTGGCGCAATACGCCAACAACGCCTGA
- a CDS encoding branched-chain amino acid ABC transporter permease, whose translation MQFLQLLISGVAQGCIYGLIALGFVLIYKATETVSFAQGELMMLGAFGGLVGMTMLGMPYWIAVPSAILGMAVFGIFLERMVIRPILGQPAFSIVMLTIGIGYVARGLITMIPGIGTDTNALAVPYKDEILKFGGNEMGIGALVLNVEHLVIIGATGVLCVLLFALFRYTKLGIAMQAASQNQLAAYYMGIPVQRLNGLAWGLAAAVAAIAGILLAPITFVHANMGFIGLKAFPAAVVGGFGSLPGAIVGGLVIGLVESFAGFYLPDGFKDTAPYVVVLVMLMVKPNGLFGEKLRKKV comes from the coding sequence GTGCAGTTCCTTCAATTGCTGATCAGCGGCGTAGCACAAGGGTGCATCTACGGCCTGATTGCACTCGGCTTTGTATTGATCTACAAGGCCACCGAAACCGTAAGCTTCGCCCAAGGCGAGCTGATGATGTTGGGCGCCTTCGGCGGACTGGTGGGCATGACCATGCTGGGCATGCCTTACTGGATCGCTGTACCCAGCGCGATCCTGGGCATGGCCGTATTCGGTATCTTCCTGGAGCGCATGGTCATCCGCCCGATCCTGGGGCAACCCGCGTTTTCTATCGTGATGCTCACCATCGGCATCGGCTATGTGGCGCGCGGGCTGATCACCATGATCCCCGGTATTGGTACCGACACCAACGCCTTGGCTGTGCCCTACAAAGACGAGATCCTGAAGTTCGGCGGCAATGAGATGGGCATTGGCGCCCTGGTGCTCAACGTGGAACACCTCGTCATCATCGGTGCGACCGGCGTGTTGTGCGTGCTGTTGTTCGCCCTGTTCCGCTACACCAAGCTGGGCATCGCAATGCAGGCCGCCTCCCAGAATCAGTTGGCCGCGTACTACATGGGGATCCCGGTGCAACGCCTGAACGGCTTGGCTTGGGGTCTTGCCGCGGCGGTTGCCGCGATTGCCGGAATACTGCTCGCCCCCATCACTTTTGTGCACGCCAACATGGGCTTCATTGGCCTGAAGGCGTTCCCTGCCGCCGTGGTGGGCGGGTTCGGTAGCTTGCCGGGCGCCATCGTCGGTGGGCTTGTCATCGGGCTGGTGGAGTCTTTTGCCGGCTTCTACCTGCCCGACGGATTCAAGGACACCGCACCGTATGTGGTGGTGTTGGTTATGTTGATGGTCAAGCCGAATGGACTGTTCGGCGAAAAACTGCGGAAGAAAGTCTGA
- a CDS encoding ABC transporter ATP-binding protein: MSTLPPPISDQPVLKLSNVESAYGPIKAIRGVSLQVRRGEIATVLGSNGAGKTTILKTISGIIDPRKGSVEFKGQDITARDPAHIVQEGLSHVPEGREVFPLLSVHDNLLMGAFTRSDRDGVAKDIATVYGYFPILKERATQDAGLLSGGQQQMLAISRALMADPDLILLDEPSLGLSPKLTKEIFEIVVRINRERGTTILLVEQNANMALNASDYGYVLENGRIVMEDTCANLREKDDIKEFYLGMKEDGVRGERRWKKKKTWR; this comes from the coding sequence ATGAGCACCCTGCCCCCACCTATCAGCGACCAGCCGGTGCTCAAGCTCTCGAACGTTGAGAGTGCCTATGGGCCGATCAAAGCCATCCGTGGTGTGAGCTTGCAGGTGCGTCGTGGCGAAATAGCCACGGTGCTCGGCTCCAACGGAGCGGGCAAGACTACGATTCTGAAAACCATCTCGGGGATCATCGATCCGCGCAAGGGCTCGGTCGAATTCAAGGGCCAGGACATCACGGCGCGCGATCCAGCCCACATCGTGCAAGAGGGCTTGAGCCACGTGCCTGAAGGGCGTGAGGTTTTCCCCCTGCTCAGCGTGCATGACAACCTGCTCATGGGGGCCTTTACCCGCTCTGACCGCGATGGCGTTGCCAAAGATATCGCCACGGTGTACGGCTATTTCCCGATTCTGAAAGAGCGCGCTACCCAGGATGCGGGCTTGCTTTCAGGCGGGCAGCAGCAGATGCTGGCGATCAGCCGCGCGCTCATGGCCGACCCCGACCTCATTCTCCTGGACGAGCCCAGCCTAGGCCTGAGCCCGAAACTCACCAAGGAGATTTTCGAGATCGTGGTGCGTATCAACCGCGAGCGCGGCACCACCATCCTGCTGGTCGAACAAAACGCCAACATGGCGCTTAACGCCTCGGACTACGGCTACGTGCTGGAAAACGGCCGTATCGTCATGGAAGACACCTGCGCCAACCTGCGCGAAAAAGACGATATCAAAGAGTTTTACCTTGGCATGAAGGAGGACGGTGTGCGCGGGGAACGTCGTTGGAAAAAGAAGAAAACCTGGAGATAG
- a CDS encoding acyl-CoA thioesterase: MSTVPSPAHVQLPVDQELVLKVIPMPGDCNANGDIFGGWVMAQVDLAGSVLPARYTQGRMATVAVNEFIFKQPVRVGDILSFFSKVSRIGRTSITVKVEVYAERYRSQGNYTKVTEASLTYVAIDDQGRPRPINKTGE; the protein is encoded by the coding sequence ATGTCTACTGTTCCAAGCCCCGCCCATGTCCAATTGCCCGTCGATCAGGAGTTGGTGCTCAAAGTCATCCCCATGCCGGGGGACTGCAATGCCAACGGCGACATCTTCGGCGGCTGGGTCATGGCCCAGGTCGATCTCGCCGGCTCCGTGCTACCCGCACGCTACACCCAGGGGCGTATGGCTACCGTCGCGGTGAATGAATTCATATTCAAGCAGCCGGTGCGCGTGGGCGACATCTTGAGTTTTTTCAGCAAAGTGAGCCGGATCGGACGCACCTCAATCACGGTCAAGGTCGAGGTCTATGCCGAGCGTTACCGGTCGCAAGGAAACTACACCAAAGTCACCGAGGCGTCACTCACCTATGTCGCCATAGACGACCAGGGACGCCCGCGCCCCATCAACAAAACCGGCGAATAA
- a CDS encoding ABC transporter substrate-binding protein: MKLRTAIALGTLALTATFASAQQQGVSKDEILLGSIQDLSGPLAGFGKQSRAGMLLAVDEINEQGGINGRKLKLLVEDSGYDPKKAVLAAQKLVNQDKIFMMVGHIGTAQNMAAMPVQFEKNVINFFPITAAREMYEPFNKLKYSFAAPYYDQMRLAVPKLVKEKGAKKVCTLYQDDDFGLEVLKGGEDGLKTIGMEFAEKTSYKRGATDFSSQVSKMQAGGCDFVVLGTIIRETIGAIGTARKLGYNPTFIGSSAAYTDLIHKIGGKAMDGLYAAMTVQNPYTDEQTPGIRFWANKYKTKFNEDPTVFSVYGYMIVNTFASAANKAGKNLTTDSYIKVMDSMTIPADMFGAPVQTFTATKRLGSNASRLSQITDGKWKVVSEYVSDAPAKK; the protein is encoded by the coding sequence ATGAAACTGCGTACCGCCATCGCACTGGGCACCCTGGCCCTGACCGCGACTTTTGCTAGCGCCCAACAACAAGGCGTGAGCAAAGACGAAATCCTGCTGGGCTCCATCCAGGACCTCTCCGGTCCCTTGGCCGGCTTCGGCAAACAATCCCGCGCCGGCATGCTGCTGGCCGTGGACGAAATCAATGAGCAAGGGGGCATCAACGGCCGCAAGCTCAAACTGCTGGTGGAAGACTCCGGCTACGACCCCAAGAAGGCCGTGCTCGCTGCCCAGAAGCTGGTCAACCAGGACAAGATTTTCATGATGGTCGGCCACATCGGCACCGCCCAGAACATGGCGGCCATGCCGGTGCAATTCGAGAAGAACGTGATCAACTTCTTCCCGATCACCGCCGCCCGTGAAATGTATGAGCCCTTCAACAAGCTCAAGTACTCGTTTGCAGCCCCCTACTACGACCAGATGCGACTGGCCGTGCCCAAGCTGGTGAAGGAAAAAGGCGCCAAGAAGGTCTGCACTTTGTACCAGGATGACGACTTCGGACTCGAAGTGCTCAAGGGTGGTGAAGACGGCTTGAAGACCATCGGCATGGAATTCGCTGAGAAGACCTCCTACAAACGTGGAGCGACCGACTTCTCATCCCAAGTCTCCAAAATGCAGGCCGGCGGTTGCGACTTTGTGGTGCTGGGTACCATCATCCGCGAGACCATCGGCGCCATCGGCACTGCTCGTAAGCTGGGCTACAACCCCACCTTCATCGGCTCGAGTGCGGCCTACACCGATCTGATCCACAAGATCGGCGGCAAAGCCATGGACGGCCTCTACGCCGCCATGACCGTGCAGAACCCCTACACCGATGAGCAAACCCCCGGCATCCGCTTCTGGGCCAACAAGTACAAAACCAAGTTCAATGAAGATCCCACCGTCTTCTCGGTCTACGGCTACATGATCGTCAACACCTTTGCCTCTGCGGCAAACAAGGCCGGCAAGAATCTGACGACGGATTCCTACATCAAGGTCATGGATAGCATGACCATTCCGGCAGACATGTTCGGCGCCCCCGTGCAGACTTTCACTGCCACCAAACGCCTGGGTAGTAACGCTTCGCGTCTCTCCCAGATCACCGATGGCAAATGGAAAGTCGTGTCTGAGTATGTGAGCGACGCGCCTGCCAAAAAGTAA